From the genome of Deinococcota bacterium, one region includes:
- the metH gene encoding methionine synthase, with product MTASPIRQLLERRILVLDGAMGTMIQGHALSEADFRGTRFGDHPKPLQGANDILVLTQPQIIEGIHRAYLEAGADILETNTFNATRIGLAEYGLDEVIYELNLAAAKLAKRAAEAFSTPDKARFVAGALGPTNRTASMSPDVNNPGFRAVDFDALVTSYGEQIRGLMDGGADLLLIETVFDTLNCKAALFAAEEVFGALGRRLPVMVSGTITDASGRTLSGQTLEAFLISVSHADLLAVGLNCALGPKELRPYVEELSSLAAVPTSCYPNAGLPNAFGDYDESPESMGAVLEDFLANGWVNIIGGCCGTTPEHIRRFAELAAKVPPRVPPKVPPYPRFSGLEPLIVRPDFAKHSAGANFVNVGERTNVTGSPRFARLVKAGDFEAALSVARQQVEGGAQLIDVNMDEGMLDSEAAMVTFLNLIAAEPDIARVPIMVDSSRWSVLEAGLKRVQGKGVVNSISLKEGEDEFRRQARLIRRYGAAVVVMAFDERGQADSFERKIEVCERAYRLLTGELGFPPQDIIFDPNILTVGTGIEEHANYALDFIRATHWIKEKLPGALVSGGVSNISFSFRGNNRVREAMHAAFLYHAVKAGLDMGIVNPGMLEVYEEIPKDLLEHVLDVLLNRREDATERLVTFAENVKGGGKVRVQDDGWRQGTVAARLSHALVKGVTDFVEADVEEARQQYDRPLEVIEGPLMDGMNIVGDLFGSGKMFLPQVVKSARVMKKAVAYLLPYLEADKAGGERKNAGKVLLATVKGDVHDIGKNIVGVVLACNNYEVLDLGVMVAAERILETARREEVDIVGLSGLITPSLDEMVHVAREMSRQGFTVPLLIGGATTSRVHTAVKIAPAYDHLAVHVLDASRSVGVVSRAVSRTERPRLEEETRAQYDDLRDKHHGRQAQTKLLTIAASRARRFVSDWSGLELVRPSFLGARVLADYPLEELMNRIDWGPFFHAWELAGRYPGILDDAVVGVEARKLFGDAQTMLERIVEEGLLVAKAVFGFWPANSVGDDLELYVDDTRREQLAVLHTLRQQGEKRPGQPNLALADYVAPKDSGLGDYVGGFAVTAGHGLGAMVEAFEQEHDDYSSIMAKALADRLAEAFAERLHERVRKEFWAYAPGEKLDNHALIRERYRGIRPAPGYPACPDHSEKRLLFDLLDAEENTGIRLTENFAMFPAAAVSGLYFAHPQSRYFAVGKIGRDQVEDYAARKGMTVEEIERWLAPNLAYEPEEVPVAI from the coding sequence ATGACAGCAAGCCCAATCCGTCAGCTCCTCGAAAGGCGCATCCTCGTTCTGGACGGCGCTATGGGCACGATGATCCAAGGCCATGCGCTCTCCGAAGCCGACTTTCGCGGGACGCGCTTTGGCGATCACCCCAAGCCTCTCCAGGGCGCCAACGATATTCTCGTCCTGACCCAGCCGCAGATCATCGAAGGGATCCACCGGGCTTACCTGGAAGCGGGCGCGGACATCCTTGAGACCAACACCTTCAACGCCACGCGCATCGGCCTGGCCGAGTACGGGCTGGATGAGGTCATCTACGAGCTCAACCTCGCGGCGGCCAAGCTCGCCAAACGTGCCGCCGAGGCGTTTTCCACGCCCGACAAAGCCCGCTTCGTGGCGGGCGCTTTGGGCCCCACCAACCGCACCGCCTCGATGAGCCCGGACGTGAACAACCCCGGCTTTCGCGCAGTCGATTTCGACGCGCTGGTCACCAGCTACGGCGAGCAGATAAGGGGCCTCATGGACGGCGGCGCCGACCTGCTCCTGATCGAGACGGTCTTCGACACCTTGAACTGCAAGGCGGCGCTGTTCGCGGCCGAAGAGGTCTTCGGGGCGTTGGGCAGGCGCCTGCCCGTGATGGTCTCCGGCACCATCACCGACGCCAGCGGGCGGACGCTGTCGGGGCAGACCCTGGAAGCCTTCCTGATCTCGGTCTCGCACGCCGACCTGCTCGCCGTCGGCCTCAACTGCGCCCTGGGGCCGAAAGAGTTGCGCCCTTACGTCGAGGAGTTGTCCTCGCTGGCAGCCGTCCCCACGAGCTGCTATCCCAACGCCGGCCTGCCCAACGCCTTTGGCGACTACGACGAGTCGCCCGAGTCGATGGGGGCTGTCTTGGAGGACTTTCTCGCCAACGGCTGGGTGAACATCATCGGCGGCTGCTGCGGCACCACCCCCGAGCACATCCGGCGTTTTGCCGAGCTGGCCGCCAAGGTCCCGCCGCGCGTGCCGCCAAAAGTGCCGCCCTACCCGAGGTTTTCCGGCCTCGAGCCCCTGATCGTCCGCCCCGATTTCGCGAAGCACTCCGCAGGAGCGAACTTCGTCAACGTCGGCGAGCGCACCAACGTCACCGGCTCGCCGCGCTTCGCCAGGCTCGTCAAGGCCGGCGACTTCGAGGCCGCCCTGAGCGTCGCCCGGCAGCAGGTCGAGGGCGGCGCGCAACTCATCGACGTCAACATGGACGAGGGCATGCTCGACTCCGAGGCGGCGATGGTCACCTTCTTGAACCTGATCGCCGCCGAGCCCGACATCGCTCGAGTACCCATCATGGTCGACTCGTCTAGGTGGTCGGTGCTCGAGGCGGGTTTGAAGCGCGTCCAGGGCAAGGGCGTGGTCAACTCGATCTCGCTCAAGGAGGGCGAGGACGAGTTCAGGCGCCAGGCCCGGCTCATCCGGCGCTACGGCGCGGCGGTCGTCGTCATGGCCTTCGACGAGCGGGGTCAGGCCGACTCTTTCGAGCGCAAGATCGAGGTCTGCGAGCGCGCCTACCGCCTGCTCACAGGCGAGCTCGGTTTCCCCCCGCAGGACATCATCTTCGACCCCAATATCTTGACCGTCGGCACCGGCATCGAAGAGCACGCCAACTACGCGCTGGACTTTATCCGCGCCACCCACTGGATCAAGGAGAAGCTGCCCGGCGCGCTCGTCAGTGGCGGCGTCTCCAACATCTCCTTTTCCTTTCGCGGCAACAATCGCGTGCGCGAGGCGATGCACGCGGCCTTTCTCTACCACGCGGTCAAGGCCGGGCTCGACATGGGCATCGTCAATCCCGGCATGCTCGAAGTCTACGAGGAGATTCCCAAGGATTTGCTCGAGCACGTTCTTGACGTGCTCTTAAACCGCCGCGAGGACGCCACCGAGCGGCTGGTGACCTTTGCGGAAAACGTCAAGGGCGGCGGCAAGGTCAGGGTGCAGGACGATGGGTGGCGCCAGGGAACGGTCGCAGCGCGCCTCTCCCACGCCCTCGTCAAGGGCGTCACCGACTTTGTCGAGGCGGACGTCGAGGAGGCGCGGCAGCAGTACGACCGGCCCCTGGAGGTCATCGAAGGTCCTCTGATGGACGGCATGAACATCGTCGGCGACCTCTTCGGCTCCGGCAAGATGTTCCTGCCGCAGGTCGTCAAGAGCGCCCGCGTCATGAAAAAGGCCGTCGCCTACCTGCTGCCCTACCTCGAGGCGGACAAAGCCGGGGGAGAGCGCAAAAACGCCGGCAAGGTGCTGCTGGCGACCGTCAAGGGCGACGTCCACGACATCGGCAAGAACATCGTCGGCGTGGTGCTGGCCTGCAACAACTACGAGGTTCTCGACCTCGGGGTGATGGTCGCGGCGGAGAGGATCTTGGAGACCGCCCGCCGGGAAGAGGTGGACATCGTCGGCCTCTCCGGCCTGATCACCCCATCGCTGGACGAGATGGTCCACGTCGCTCGTGAGATGAGCCGGCAGGGCTTCACCGTGCCGCTCCTCATCGGCGGGGCGACGACTTCGCGCGTCCACACCGCCGTCAAGATCGCCCCGGCCTACGACCATCTCGCCGTCCACGTGCTCGACGCCTCGAGGAGCGTCGGGGTGGTCTCGCGCGCGGTGAGCAGGACGGAGCGGCCCAGGCTCGAGGAGGAAACCCGCGCCCAGTACGACGACCTCCGCGACAAGCACCACGGCCGCCAGGCGCAGACGAAGCTGCTCACCATAGCGGCGTCGCGCGCCCGGCGTTTCGTGTCCGACTGGTCCGGGCTCGAGCTCGTCCGCCCCAGCTTTTTGGGCGCCAGGGTGCTTGCGGACTACCCGCTCGAGGAACTTATGAACCGCATCGACTGGGGGCCGTTCTTCCACGCCTGGGAGCTCGCCGGGCGCTATCCGGGAATTCTGGACGACGCGGTGGTCGGGGTGGAAGCGCGCAAGCTCTTCGGCGACGCCCAGACCATGCTCGAGCGCATCGTCGAGGAAGGGCTCCTGGTGGCGAAGGCGGTCTTTGGCTTCTGGCCCGCGAACAGCGTGGGCGACGACCTCGAGCTCTACGTCGATGACACGCGCCGCGAGCAGCTTGCCGTCTTGCACACGCTCCGCCAGCAGGGCGAGAAGCGGCCCGGCCAGCCCAACCTGGCGCTCGCCGACTACGTGGCCCCCAAGGACTCAGGCCTGGGCGACTATGTCGGCGGTTTCGCCGTCACGGCGGGGCACGGCCTGGGGGCGATGGTCGAAGCCTTCGAGCAGGAGCACGACGACTACAGCAGCATCATGGCCAAGGCGCTCGCCGACCGCCTCGCCGAGGCCTTCGCTGAACGCCTGCACGAGCGCGTCCGCAAGGAGTTCTGGGCTTACGCGCCGGGCGAGAAGCTGGACAACCACGCGCTGATTCGCGAGCGCTACCGCGGCATCCGCCCCGCCCCCGGCTACCCCGCCTGTCCCGACCACAGCGAAAAGCGCCTCCTCTTCGACCTGCTGGACGCCGAGGAGAACACCGGCATCAGGCTCACCGAGAACTTCGCGATGTTTCCCGCCGCCGCCGTCTCGGGCCTCTACTTCGCGCACCCACAGAGCCGCTACTTCGCGGTGGGCAAGATCGGCCGCGACCAGGTGGAGGACTACGCCGCGCGCAAGGGGATGACGGTGGAGGAAATCGAAAGGTGGCTGGCGCCGAACCTGGCCTACGAACCGGAGGAAGTGCCCGTCGCCATCTGA
- a CDS encoding Uma2 family endonuclease, whose translation MAIPTPRPADRASEPDCDAPPGPLRMSVEHYYKMAEAGILEADARYELIHGVIYKMAPIGPKHATRLKKLEGRLERCFSDRAVVFTQHPLRISEGDEPQPDILVVKPPIDQYEERHPKPEDVLLVVEVATTLESDRTLKQGLYARAGIPEYWILSQDPARGLPQARRRRGALSRADDAR comes from the coding sequence ATGGCCATCCCGACGCCGCGACCAGCCGACAGAGCCAGCGAGCCGGACTGTGACGCGCCGCCCGGGCCCCTGCGCATGAGCGTCGAGCACTACTACAAGATGGCGGAAGCGGGCATCCTGGAGGCGGACGCGCGCTATGAACTCATTCACGGCGTCATCTACAAGATGGCTCCTATAGGTCCGAAGCACGCCACAAGGCTGAAAAAGCTCGAGGGGCGTCTCGAGCGTTGTTTTAGCGACCGCGCCGTCGTCTTCACGCAGCACCCGCTGAGGATTTCGGAAGGGGACGAACCGCAACCGGACATTCTCGTCGTCAAGCCGCCCATCGACCAGTACGAAGAACGTCACCCCAAGCCCGAGGACGTGCTGCTCGTGGTCGAGGTAGCTACCACGCTGGAGAGTGACCGCACGCTCAAGCAGGGGCTCTACGCCCGCGCGGGCATCCCTGAATACTGGATCTTGAGCCAAGACCCGGCTCGAGGTCTACCGCAAGCCCGACGCCGAAGAGGAGCGTTATCTCGAGCTGACGACGCTCGGTGA
- the hslO gene encoding Hsp33 family molecular chaperone HslO has protein sequence MSFLLRGLAANGGIRIVAADTTQLVEEARARHEATPLAAAALGRSLTAGLLLAHVLLKNPQDRVTLRLRGDGPLGGVIADAGLDGAVRGYVSNPQVSLPLRADGKLDVGGALGAGEISVVRSHAPYGDPYSSSIALASGEIGEDVAMFLAQSEQVGSAVLLGVYLENSRVVRSGGVILQALPGADEAILKLLEANVKAVGQLTEAMGRHSLLEILHELCWGLGFELLTKDALPLRFECRCSDAKALDALAYFTPEERESMIAEDGGAEAVCHWCSEKRWLEADAIRSIAGEEIRCPDCGTLWHREGQSTMVREDETCACGRQVMLPA, from the coding sequence ATGTCATTTTTGCTCCGCGGTCTGGCGGCAAACGGCGGTATTCGCATCGTTGCCGCCGACACCACCCAACTCGTCGAGGAGGCGCGCGCGCGCCACGAGGCCACGCCGCTGGCCGCCGCCGCCCTGGGCCGCTCGCTGACGGCCGGCCTGCTCCTGGCCCACGTTTTGCTCAAGAACCCCCAGGACCGCGTCACCTTGCGCCTGCGCGGCGACGGCCCCTTGGGCGGCGTTATCGCCGATGCCGGGCTGGACGGCGCGGTGCGCGGCTACGTCAGCAACCCGCAGGTCAGCCTGCCCCTGCGAGCGGACGGCAAACTCGACGTGGGCGGCGCCCTCGGCGCGGGCGAGATCAGCGTGGTGCGCTCGCACGCGCCCTACGGCGACCCCTACAGCTCGTCCATTGCGCTCGCGAGCGGCGAGATCGGCGAGGACGTGGCCATGTTCCTGGCGCAGTCCGAGCAGGTCGGCTCGGCGGTGCTCTTAGGCGTCTACTTGGAGAACAGCCGGGTGGTGCGCTCGGGTGGCGTCATCCTCCAGGCCCTGCCGGGCGCCGACGAGGCTATCTTGAAGCTGCTCGAGGCCAACGTCAAGGCGGTCGGCCAGCTCACCGAGGCGATGGGGCGACACAGCCTCCTGGAGATCCTCCACGAGCTCTGCTGGGGGCTCGGCTTCGAGCTCCTCACCAAAGACGCCCTGCCGCTCAGGTTCGAGTGCCGCTGCAGCGACGCCAAGGCTTTGGACGCGCTCGCCTACTTCACGCCCGAGGAGCGCGAGAGCATGATCGCAGAGGACGGCGGCGCCGAGGCGGTCTGCCACTGGTGCAGCGAGAAGCGCTGGCTAGAAGCGGACGCGATTCGCAGCATCGCGGGCGAGGAGATCCGCTGCCCCGACTGCGGCACCCTCTGGCACCGCGAGGGTCAGTCCACGATGGTCCGCGAGGACGAGACCTGCGCCTGCGGCCGCCAGGTGATGCTGCCGGCGTAG
- the coaD gene encoding pantetheine-phosphate adenylyltransferase, with translation MHAVYPGSFDPLHNGHLDLIRRASSIYDHLTVAVTYNPLKQTKTFTVEERRAIIEASTSGMANVSVDQFHGLLASYMDSVGARVIVKGLRAISDFESELEMAHLNRQLNRNVETTFIMTAARWSFVSSTRTKEIAALGADVSKLVPRASLEALKQKYGDGEP, from the coding sequence ATCCACGCCGTCTACCCCGGCTCCTTCGACCCCCTGCACAACGGCCACCTGGACCTCATCCGGCGGGCGAGCAGCATCTACGACCATCTCACGGTCGCCGTCACCTACAATCCCCTCAAGCAGACCAAGACCTTCACGGTCGAGGAACGCCGCGCCATCATCGAGGCCTCGACCTCGGGCATGGCCAACGTCTCGGTCGACCAGTTTCACGGTCTCTTGGCTAGCTATATGGACAGCGTCGGCGCGCGCGTCATCGTCAAGGGCCTGCGCGCCATCTCCGACTTCGAGTCCGAGCTCGAGATGGCGCACCTCAACCGGCAACTGAACCGCAACGTCGAGACCACCTTCATCATGACCGCCGCGCGCTGGTCCTTCGTGTCGAGCACGCGTACCAAGGAGATCGCCGCGCTCGGCGCCGACGTGAGCAAGCTGGTTCCCAGGGCTTCGCTCGAGGCCCTGAAGCAAAAGTACGGCGACGGCGAGCCGTAG
- a CDS encoding branched-chain amino acid ABC transporter permease produces the protein MSAPRYLGIALLVAAGLLAPFVVYPVFLMKALCFALFACAFNLLLGYAGLLSFGHAAFFGSAAYVTGHSVKVLGFSPELGILAGTAAAAFLGVVFGWLAIRRLGIYFAMITLALAQMVYFFALQAPFTGGEDGIQAIPRGQLFGLVDLSSSLTMYYFVLAIFTLGFLLIYRTVHSPFGQVLKAIRENEPRAVSLGYKVGRYKLLAFVLSATLAGLAGATKAIVFRLATLTDVYWHTSGEVVLMTLLGGMGTIFGPAVGAFLVVTLQNYLAHLGAWVTVITGVIFVVCVLLFRRGIVGELETLLKPRKRKERDVIAADRLGKET, from the coding sequence GTGAGCGCGCCCAGGTACCTGGGGATCGCGCTGCTGGTGGCGGCCGGTCTGCTCGCGCCCTTCGTCGTCTACCCCGTCTTTCTCATGAAGGCGCTCTGCTTCGCGCTCTTCGCCTGCGCCTTCAACCTGCTGCTCGGCTACGCCGGCCTGCTGTCCTTCGGCCACGCCGCCTTTTTCGGCTCCGCCGCCTACGTCACCGGGCACAGCGTCAAGGTGCTGGGCTTCTCACCAGAACTGGGGATCTTGGCGGGCACGGCCGCAGCCGCCTTCCTGGGTGTGGTCTTCGGCTGGCTGGCGATCCGCCGTTTGGGCATCTACTTCGCCATGATCACCCTGGCCCTGGCGCAGATGGTCTACTTTTTTGCCCTGCAGGCGCCCTTCACCGGCGGCGAGGACGGCATCCAGGCGATCCCGCGCGGCCAGCTCTTCGGCCTCGTCGATCTGTCGAGCTCGCTCACCATGTACTACTTCGTCCTGGCCATCTTCACGCTCGGCTTTCTGCTCATCTACCGGACCGTCCACTCGCCCTTCGGCCAGGTCCTGAAGGCGATTCGCGAGAACGAGCCGCGCGCCGTCTCGCTCGGCTACAAGGTGGGCCGCTACAAGCTGCTCGCCTTCGTCCTCTCGGCCACGTTGGCCGGGCTGGCCGGCGCGACCAAGGCCATCGTCTTTCGCCTCGCCACCCTGACCGACGTCTACTGGCACACCTCGGGCGAGGTGGTCCTGATGACCCTCTTAGGTGGTATGGGCACGATCTTCGGCCCGGCGGTCGGGGCCTTTTTGGTGGTGACGCTGCAAAACTACCTGGCCCACTTAGGCGCCTGGGTGACGGTCATCACCGGCGTCATCTTCGTCGTCTGCGTCCTGCTCTTCAGGCGTGGCATCGTGGGCGAGCTCGAGACTCTCCTCAAGCCCCGCAAGCGCAAGGAGAGGGATGTCATCGCCGCCGACAGGCTCGGCAAGGAGACCTGA
- a CDS encoding branched-chain amino acid ABC transporter permease, which produces MFELLGITPQMLFGQLLLGLINGSFYALLSLGLAVIFGMLNVINFTHGAQYMMGAFAAWMLLETMGIPYGAALLLAPLIVGAIGIVLERTMLSRLYKLDHLYGLLLTFGLALIIEGLFRNFYGVSGKPYPIPEWLRGGQNLGFMFLPNYRAWVILVSLLVCLGTWFLIERTRLGAYLRAGTENPALVRAFGVNVPLMMTLTYGFGVALAGFAGVLAAPIYQVNPLMGSDLIIVVFAIVVIGGMGSILGSILTGLGLGVIEGLTKTFYPELSATVVFIVMVIVLLIKPDGLFGRARS; this is translated from the coding sequence ATGTTTGAACTTCTAGGGATAACGCCGCAGATGCTCTTCGGGCAGCTCCTCTTGGGGCTCATCAACGGCTCGTTCTACGCCCTCTTGAGCCTTGGGCTGGCGGTCATCTTCGGCATGCTCAACGTCATCAACTTTACGCACGGGGCGCAGTACATGATGGGCGCCTTTGCGGCCTGGATGCTGCTCGAGACCATGGGCATCCCTTACGGCGCGGCGCTCCTCCTCGCCCCCCTCATCGTCGGCGCCATCGGCATCGTGCTCGAGCGGACGATGCTGAGCCGGCTCTACAAGCTCGACCACCTCTACGGCCTGCTCCTCACCTTTGGCCTAGCACTCATCATCGAAGGGCTCTTTCGCAACTTCTACGGCGTGTCGGGCAAGCCCTATCCCATCCCCGAGTGGCTGCGGGGCGGGCAGAACCTCGGCTTCATGTTCCTGCCCAACTACCGCGCTTGGGTCATCTTAGTCTCACTCCTTGTTTGCTTGGGCACCTGGTTTCTGATCGAGCGCACCCGCCTGGGCGCTTACTTGCGCGCCGGCACTGAAAATCCGGCGCTGGTGCGCGCCTTTGGCGTCAACGTGCCGCTCATGATGACCCTCACCTACGGCTTCGGGGTGGCCCTGGCCGGCTTTGCCGGGGTGCTGGCCGCACCCATCTACCAGGTGAACCCGCTCATGGGCTCGGACCTCATCATCGTGGTCTTCGCCATCGTGGTGATCGGCGGCATGGGCTCGATCCTGGGCTCGATCCTGACCGGGCTCGGCCTGGGGGTCATCGAGGGCCTCACCAAGACCTTCTATCCCGAACTTTCCGCCACCGTCGTCTTCATCGTCATGGTTATCGTGCTGCTCATCAAGCCCGACGGCCTCTTCGGCAGGGCGCGCTCGTGA
- a CDS encoding ABC transporter substrate-binding protein, giving the protein MNHISMRFGAALLGLALLAAAQAQVSGNAVRIGVLNDQSGLYADLSGQGSVLAARMAVEDFGGEVLGAPIDILSADHQNSPDIGSSVARQWIDVSGVDVIVDVPTSSVALAVQEITREASRVFLISGAATTDLTGPACSPTSVHWTYDTYALAVGTGQAVVEEGGDSWFFITADYAFGHSLEENTARVVEENGGTVLGTIRHPLATADFSSYLLQAQGSGARIIGLANAGTDTTNAIQQANEFGIVQAGQQLAGLLLFISDIDALGLEVAQGLVLTTGFYWDMDDETREWSQRFFDRHGAMPTMVHAGVYSSVMHYLRAIEAAGTDEAQAVVAQMKETPVEDFFARNGTIRPDGRMVHDMYLVEVKSPDESTGRWDYYTILRTIPGDQAYMPMAEGGCPLVDDTGN; this is encoded by the coding sequence ATGAACCATATCAGTATGAGGTTTGGGGCTGCTCTTTTGGGCCTGGCGCTGCTGGCGGCGGCGCAGGCGCAGGTGTCCGGTAACGCCGTGAGGATCGGCGTCTTAAACGACCAGTCGGGGCTCTACGCCGACCTCTCCGGCCAAGGCTCGGTGCTGGCGGCGCGCATGGCCGTCGAGGACTTTGGTGGCGAGGTTCTGGGCGCGCCCATCGACATTCTCTCCGCCGACCACCAGAACAGCCCGGACATCGGCTCGAGCGTGGCGCGGCAGTGGATCGACGTGAGCGGCGTCGACGTGATCGTGGACGTGCCCACCTCCTCGGTGGCCCTGGCGGTGCAGGAGATCACCCGCGAAGCGAGCCGCGTCTTTCTCATCTCGGGCGCGGCGACGACCGACCTGACCGGACCGGCCTGCTCGCCCACCAGCGTCCACTGGACCTACGACACCTACGCGCTCGCCGTGGGCACCGGCCAGGCCGTGGTCGAGGAGGGCGGCGACTCCTGGTTTTTCATCACCGCTGACTACGCCTTTGGCCATTCGCTCGAGGAGAACACCGCCCGGGTCGTCGAGGAGAACGGCGGCACCGTCCTCGGGACCATCCGCCATCCGCTGGCGACGGCCGACTTCTCGTCCTACCTGCTCCAGGCCCAGGGCTCGGGCGCCAGGATCATCGGCCTGGCCAACGCCGGCACCGACACCACCAACGCCATCCAGCAGGCCAACGAGTTCGGCATCGTCCAAGCCGGCCAGCAGCTCGCCGGGCTGCTGCTCTTCATCTCCGACATCGACGCGCTCGGCCTCGAGGTGGCACAGGGGCTCGTTCTCACCACCGGCTTCTACTGGGACATGGACGACGAGACCAGGGAATGGTCGCAGCGCTTTTTCGACCGCCACGGCGCCATGCCGACGATGGTTCACGCCGGCGTCTACTCCTCGGTCATGCACTACCTGAGGGCCATCGAGGCGGCCGGCACAGATGAGGCGCAGGCCGTCGTCGCGCAGATGAAAGAGACGCCGGTCGAGGACTTCTTCGCCAGGAACGGCACTATCCGCCCCGACGGTCGCATGGTCCACGACATGTACTTGGTCGAAGTCAAGAGCCCCGACGAGTCCACAGGCCGCTGGGACTACTACACCATCTTGCGCACCATCCCCGGCGACCAGGCCTACATGCCGATGGCCGAAGGCGGTTGCCCGCTCGTGGACGATACGGGCAACTGA